GGGCTGGCGCCCGGACATCACGATCACCCGCGCGTCGACGCCCCGCTGGCGCAGCGCGCGCAGGACCTCCTCGCCGCCCATTTCCGGCATGTAGTAGTCCAACAGGACGACATCGAACGCGCGGTCGCCCGCGCCCGCGGCAACCTCGACGGCTTCGACCCCGCTGGTCACCGCCGTAACCTCCACGTCCCTGAGCAGCTGGCCGATCTGTTGCGCTTGATGCGGCTCGTCGTCGACTACCAAGAGGCGAGCGCGCTCCACGTTGAAATCTTACAGTGAGATCGAACGCGGTGGCTACCGCGAACAGGGCCTCGCACCCAATCGCGGCGATCGTTCCACGCGCAACCCGTCTACAGCTCGCCGACCTCCTCGGCCGGCAGCCAGCCCTCGTGGCCGTTCGCGAGGCGCACACGCACCCACCCGGAGCCCTCCCGGTCGACAACGTGCACGCGCAGCCCCGCGTGCAGGCGAGCGCCGTCGCGCGCGGTCTGGCCCGGCGCCTCGCTCAGTTGCGTTTCGTCCGGCAACACAATGCCCAGGTCGACGCGGGTGACGAAGTAGACGTGCGCCCACAGCAGCGCGGCGGCGACGAAGAACGCGACGGCGGCGAAGCCTGCCCCGACCGCGACGATCGCGCGCGCGAAACCGCTGGCCATCAGCCGGAGCGCGATGAGCGCGGCGAACAACACGGCATCGACGACCAGAAAAGCGACCGTGAGTTGGCCGATCGAAAACTTCGTCGCGACGGTCACCCACAGCGGGTCGCCCTCGGCAGACTCAATCCGGTCGACGACCTTCGCGGCTACCGCGTCGCGCGCAACCTGCAGGTTGTAAGCGGCGTCGTCGAAGTCGGGGCGCACGCGCAAGGCTCGCTCGTAGTTGTAGATCGCGCGACCAAGTACGTCGTCGCGATCGGCGGCCAACCGAAAGTACGCATTGCCGAGGTTGTAGAACAAATCCTCGTGGCGGATACCCGCCGCTACCAGTGCCTCGTAGCGGCGTACTGCCGTCGCGTAGTCGCCGGCCAGATAGGCCTCGTTGGCGCTCGCGAACGACGTCTCGTCCGCGCGTGCGGGCAACGCCACCGCGAGCATCCAGGCGCTCGCCGCGGCGGCGAACGCGCACACCCGGCGCCCGCGCGCGGTCATCGCGCGACCTCCAGCTGCACGCGCTCGATGTCGCGCAGCAGGTCCTTGACTCGACGAAGCGCCGCCCGCATCTCACCCGGCCCCGCCAGCGCCGGCGTAAACCGCGCAAAGTCGAAGTCCCGCAGTTCTTTCTCGATTCGCTGCACCGTCGGCTCGGGGAATCCGCGCCGCAGCAGGTGCTCGCGTAGCTGGTCGAGAGTCATCGATTGTACGGGCTCGCCAAGTCGATCCTCGATGTGCTCGTACAGCGCTCGCGTAAGTTCGCCGTAGAACGCGGCCGGCCGTGCGCCACGCAAGTGCAACTCGGCGACGCGAAGCCGCGCCTTGGCGCGACCGCGCGCCTTGCGCAGGCGCGACCGGGGAGTCTCCCGGCGGAGCCGCTCGCGCAGTTTGTCCGCGAGTACGACGCTGAAGAAAGCCAGCGGCGGTAGCGCCGCTAGCCCCCAGAACCAACGCGAGCGATACAAATACGCGGTGACGCGGCTGTGGACCGTATCGCCTAGCTTGATGGGACGGATGTCGCGCGCGATCACGTTGTCGCGGTTCGTCCCAGTCGCCGCCGATCCCTGGTCGCGCGACGCGCGCACGTGGATTGCGATCGGGTCCGAACGCGCCACGCGGTATTCGCGCGCGGCCGGGTCGAAGTACGGAATCGCGATCGCCGGGATCGTGAGATCGCCCCCGCGCTTGGGCCGCAGCCAATACTGGTAGGTGCGCTCGCCGCGCACCGTACCGCCGGTGACGTCCACCGACGGGTCGTCGTCGCGCGGGCCGGTGACGTCGAACCCGGTCGCAGCGATCACCGGCGGGCTCGTCCGCCGAATCGCGCCGGTGCCGCGCACCGTGACCGTGAGCGTGATCGGCTCGCCGACCTCGACCTCGGAGCGGTCGACGGCGGCGTCGACCGCGAACACGCCGACGTAGGACGGATCGAAGCCGGGAGGCGCGCCGCCAGGCAGCGGCTGCACGTCCAACTCGATCGGGTTGCTGCGAACCGTCTCGGTCTGGCCGGCGAACGACCGCATCGTCGCCACCTCTGCCGCGAACGGCGGTACGGTCACTCGCCCCGGTTCGAGCGGGAACAGCGCCCGCTGCGACACGACCGCCACGAGATAGGGGACGTTGCCGAGGTACACGGTCTGGTAGCGAAGCCGCCTGCGCGGCTCGAACAGCTTCTCGAA
Above is a window of Deltaproteobacteria bacterium DNA encoding:
- a CDS encoding protein BatD — protein: MAVLAQQRSRSQAGRTRAALQGAPPAATQRRRAHLGAPPIEERLVNRTAAIVALVGLWSGAAAAQPAQFTLEVSPTDGGLDDTYVATVHLEMLGVGGPERYSHPPFPGFQVIDTRRSSTTSMVFDPVHGQEIRSIEIRRYILQPRAPGRYVVGPARVRIGREDYETRQVTVTVRGVGATAPTTAPDVTDPAPLTAGGVDVPGYVPPRRRPGDALFLYAVADERRPVVGQQVTVTWLLFTRAEVISFAPKPPSLDAFWFEKLFEPRRRLRYQTVYLGNVPYLVAVVSQRALFPLEPGRVTVPPFAAEVATMRSFAGQTETVRSNPIELDVQPLPGGAPPGFDPSYVGVFAVDAAVDRSEVEVGEPITLTVTVRGTGAIRRTSPPVIAATGFDVTGPRDDDPSVDVTGGTVRGERTYQYWLRPKRGGDLTIPAIAIPYFDPAAREYRVARSDPIAIHVRASRDQGSAATGTNRDNVIARDIRPIKLGDTVHSRVTAYLYRSRWFWGLAALPPLAFFSVVLADKLRERLRRETPRSRLRKARGRAKARLRVAELHLRGARPAAFYGELTRALYEHIEDRLGEPVQSMTLDQLREHLLRRGFPEPTVQRIEKELRDFDFARFTPALAGPGEMRAALRRVKDLLRDIERVQLEVAR